The sequence CCTAACTAATCACATACACGATACGATGGATATAGAATGCACAAGAAGGGTATCACTGAGGAAGTCGCCAAGAAGAGATCTAGAAAGAACGTAAAAGTTCAAGTGGGTACAACTTTCACGCAGCTGTCGGCGAATGGGTGCAAGAAGGGCAGGTGAAACGGAGTAAGATCAAGGACTTAGGGAAGAAACGGATTACTGAGAagatgtggaagaagggCTGTGAGGTTCAGATGTCACAATAGAGGACAGGATAGGATCGGCTACGACATGTGAAGGGAGGCATGTGGACTGGAAGGGAGATCAGAAGAAAGTGACAGGCGACTATATGGTCGGTCATTCAGTGCCGTTGTCACGACTGGACAGTTTGATAGGATAGAAACTAGAAATGAGGAACGCCATTACAGACCAAACAATGCTGACAATATTTCTTTCGCCTTTAACAGAGAGGTATCGTCGGTGCTGATCTCGCTTCCATCCTCGCCAAGCGAACTGCCAAACCCGAAGTTCGAGCCGCTGCCCGAGCTGCTGCCATCACCAAAGCCAAGACTGAGAAACGAGACAAAGAAGCTTCCAAAGCCGCTACTCGATCTTCAGCTCCTCAAGGCCCCAAAGTTTCCAAACAAGGTgctaaaggtggtaaaggtggtcGATAAGTTTATATTTTAACTAAACTTGTTTGGGCatgtattgattgatgagcATACTATATCCCCTGAAAGGAAGGCAAATTGTGTATCAGGATCGTTCACGAGTGGAGGAAGGTGACAGGATTTCAAATATTGAGTTATTCGAGGGAAGCTGAGGGAAGGTGAGGGATCCATGGTCTTGAGGGATATTGTGCATTCTGTGGGCATGTTATGCGGGTTGGCTTGCGGGTTGGCTTGCGATTATAATCACTTCAGCAAACTGTTCACATACAATACATGCTTCTTAAGGGCAAGTATGGCTATAATACAACAACACGCCATGCGTCTGTCTGCAATTATGGGTATACCGACCATGCCCCAATTGCTAACCAAGCTCTAAAACTCCCATGATCATACCCTCTGCCTCTTCCTATCTCCGCCACCTCCTGAATCACCTTGACCTCGAGCGAAAGGTCtacttttcttctccttgctAGCGATCTTCTTACGTTTCTTTTCCATCGCTTTCTTGACGGCAGATTTGCCACCTTGTTTTTCCAGAGATTCGAATTTGGATTTAAGTAATAAATCACGTTTCTCGCCTGTTAGATTTCGCATACAATCAGCATTAATGTATTTTGCCTTTCCCCTTAACCAGAAACCAGAAACCAATTTCCAAAATTGGATGACTCACTATTCTTCATATACCAagcacctttaccttcttctctcttccctctttcttctttcttaaATTTAGCCAAAAcgtctctttctctattcTCCCTTTCTGTCCTGACGAGCTTTGTACGAACTTGACCTAACTTCAATTcgatctcttctctttcagctgtACGTTGAGGTTTTTCGGCCCATGGACAAGTTCTCTCCAACTTCATAGCTACAGACAAAGATTTTTTTAAAGATGataattcttctttcagtaaagaagggatgaatgaatatgaCTGTGAATGTAGATGGGCATCGAGATTTCCTGCTGATACAGATGAGAATCGAGGGTCACGGCGGTCCTATGACAGCCGACTGTTGTTAGTCCGATGATATTCCTGGGttaggagaagatgatgagtgCTAGAATGTTAACTTACAGGTTTATGTGTATCAACGACTTTTCTACTCCTCGAAACTTGTTTCTTCGTACTCATAGCTACTGGACTGTTCGGcgtattgatcagcttgatccaTCTACATAGTCAGGACAGAAGCATTTGTCTGTACTTACGCATGCTTACTCCCTCTTTTCGTAGACCCAGTTTCAGGTCCACTATCGCTATcactaccaccaccatccTCAGTCCCATTCTGATTACCGCGATTGCCATCTCTTGATTTGGTAGATTGAGAGTATGGGTCAATGGTAATtgctttccctttacctttttgtaATTGAGCTAATTTCGCTTTAGCTGCTAAAAGTCGATCTTCCTTGCTTGACCCAGttccagaagatgatgatgatgatgaacgtTGTTTCGATATTGATTTCTGGGCTTTGGCGAGGGTTGATAATGGAAGGGATGTCAGATCTATATCGGTATGGTAAGCTTCTATAGAGACCCGCAGGAGAAAGGCAAGATGGATTTACCATTTTGTAAACGTTTCTGCGATACATAATCCACCAAAGTCAATTTTAAATTGGCTTGAATAGAGTTAATAACAGAGGAACAACTAACCAATTttaaatcttcttcatcatcactcccaCTTTCCCCATCGCTACCACTGacatcactatcactatcactatcactatcagtattatcatcttgatcttcattccaattatcagcttcccatcttcccttcccctcttctccttcttcctcctccgAGTTCGGATCTAAAAGATCTTCACCATTTCCTGCTCCTTCAAGGGAAGAATCGTAATCTTCAGCAaattcatctacttcatcatcgctttcaAGATAATCgtcttctacctcttcgGATCGCTGTACAGGTTTGAGtctggatgatgatccttttGCCATTTTAATTTGATTCTGACTGCTTGGCTTGGAATAGATGTATACTCTCAAATATATTTCACAAAAAAGTTAGATCCACCCCTCCACTTCTCTTGAGTGATTCATTGAAAAGTCGCGTGGGAACGGGTTGATAAGTAAGTGTTGATTACGAGATATTTTGTAATTCATCTCATGTGATTTGTATGCATTTCATTACAAAATAATCGTATTTTGTATTATTCCTAATTGGTAGCTCTACTGCCTCTCTCTCGCTCGCGTTTTTGCTCTTTctcgtcaacatcaacatcaacatcaacattcaaCATTATAACCACATTACTTTACTTCTATTCGCCGATCAGTACATCCACCCTTGAAAAGTGTGAACAACATGTCAACACCACAAGCAGGACCTTCACATATCCAAGCTTCTCCATATCCTCCGCAGGCGCAAataggaggaggaggggaTAACAAAAGAAGAGCAGAAGCTGATCCGGAATCAGTAAGGAGATTGTACGTATCAACTATTACTTCATTCTTCGCTACTATCCCATTCTCTGCTCCGTTTTCCTTCAAGCTCTCCAATCCTCTTGACAAGACTTACTTATCtcgttcctcttcttgtGATTTCGAGGATGCAATGCTGATAACCAAATTTTATGTTTCCTCTGAACACTATAGGAAACACCCTCGTCCACCACTTCCTCCCCCTCACGTCTTACAGTCTCTCGTACCTGATTCTCCAGCATTTACCGACCTTCTCAAACTCGAGCAGAAACTAGATTGGACACTATTGAGGAAAAAGGCAGAAATCAATGATGCCCTAGGCAGACCCACTAGGGTATGTTTCACCCTTTCATCGATCAGCTAGCTGCAGCCCCGAAGAGTGAATAACAAGCTGACTATCTCGATTGATACGTAGGTGAAACGAACTTTACGAGTTTTTATATCAAATACAGCTCATGATCAAACATGGCAAAAAGAGGCAGCTGCTCCGCTCACTGAggacaagaaggaagaatcgTCAGGTATACAAAAGGAAGGTGATGCGGATGTGACCATGGGCGAGAATGCTCTTCCCGCACCAGTACCTGTAGAACAAAACAAGACCGAAGCTATTGGGGAAGGTGTAGATGTCAACACAGGCAGAGGAGTTGCCGGATGGGTATTGAAGATTGAAGGTAGATTGCTTGACGTAAGCTTCACCTCGTTTGCGACAAAAATACAAAATAATGCGGCGGGACAAATAAGCTGATCCTTCCAATGAACGTGATCACAGTATGGTAACACAAGACTAGACAAAACCAAGAGAAAGTTCTCGACATTCTTGAAAAGTGTAGTAATAGATTTCGACAACAGAGAAGCTCCTACGTTTCCAGAAGGCAACATCGTTGAAGTACGTTGGGCATCTGACCATATAGAATTATATCAGCTCTCATTAGCGAGGTTCCACTGATACGTGTTAAGCTAATTGTATATCTCGAATCAATAGTGGCACGCACAAAACCTTACACCTGCATTGGACGGATTCGAGATTCTTCGACGTGGTGACAGGAATATCAATTCCAGGATCatcattcacctttcacaTTATCCTGAACGATTTAAAGTCTTGCAACCTTTGTCTGATTTAATCAGTATGAAAGAAGGTACAAGAGCGGAAATAATAAGCTCTGTAtggaaattgatcaaagttggTGGTGCtcaagataaagaagatTCCACTGTCATTAGACCAATCAGCGGCTTAGAAAAAGTGAGTAGCCGCAATCTCTGATGAAATGCTAATTGTCATTCCTTCGGTTCGATCAGATATTCCCTCCTGGTCAAGAAGGTATACCGTTCCATCAATTACCTGAAATGGTAACCAGATTCCTGACTCATCCTGATCCTATCGTCATCCCATATACTATCCAGTGAGTCTCcctacttctcctttccaCGGGTAGGATAGCCTATGAAGAATTGCCGTTAACACGAACTGTCTTACGCAGAGTGGACAAAGATTTCAATTTCCATCCTAAATGTTTCGACATACCAATCGAAGTTGAAGATCCGTTAAAATCCAAGATGTCCCTCTTGGTTCAGAGCTtcgaaggtaaagaaggtaaagaaatCGTACAATTAGAAGATAAAGTAGGGGAATTGGCTTATTTCGCGAGGGATGTTAAACAAAAGAGGGATTTCTTAGAATCATTTGCGTGAGTGTCTGTTCGTCTTGGTGTTTGCTAAATGGCTGGAGCTGATTGATCCAATGGATGTGCCTTAGATCCAACCCGCAAGTATTCATACAAAACTGGTTAGCTGCTCAAGCGAGAGATTTAGATCAAATGTTAGGATATCAAATCGGTACTTCTGGTATCAATGGCGGAAGTGTAAGAGAGGAAGATTTAAGAAGATCAGACTTGTTCAGTTTACCTTGGGTAGACGAAGCTGTTACAATTCATGAATCGGCAAGGATGGAACAGGAGAGGAGATCAAAAGCTCAGAGCCATCACAGGTAGATATTTTCTATTTCGGATGGACCAAAACGAGAGACTGCCATATGATTTTATGTATATACGGCGTATATGCATTCGCCTTGACCAATTCAGTTCAAATTCGATGTCTGAAGATACAGGTTGATCTGTTTATGTAACGCATATGCAATTCTTTCGTAAAATGACTGCAATTACTTATACTTTGTACCGTCTAGTATCGAAGATTGTCGTCAGTTTTTGTCACGAGCTTTTTTGTAATCATCATGAAAGCtgaatactcaccttccGGATCTTGAAAAGAACGTCTTTAATATCCAAATTTGGATTCTGCTCAACAGGACCCGACGGTCAGCCAAGCAATCAAACTATCATTGCCGAGCCGTTTACGTGTCTGGATGGAAAATGAGAATAgtgatcactcacaatgACATTGCAACTATAATGAAACATTCTAGTATTGTGAACCAGAATATCTTTGATTGAGTGGATAGAACAGTCGAATAATTTCTATGATGTCTAGTATGGAAGCTGTTTATTGTTTATCGTTTGTCAGATAGATGAACATTCGTCATTTTCTTGAAACATAATTCCATgtatgtgatgatgatgatgatgatgatgatgaggcgGAGCTAGACTTACTATTTCTGTGTTCTGGTTATACTACTTAGTAAACCACTTATTTTATAAGTACTTTCTTCTAAAGACGATGTATGTTCTTTTAAcggttgttgttgagctgaTAGTACTCTTCTAGGTTCTGATTCTACCATTATACTGATAAGAAACGTCAAGATGTTTAGGTTATTTAATCGAATTCCCCCCAAAAAATAATCAAAGAGGGCGTCAACAGAAAACTCACTCGAAATCAAGTAATTTATCAGAAGTATAAGCTTCATTTTCGAAACAGAAACTGTATTCTCCAATCTATCGAATGATCGTGTGTTACATATCGCATGATCAGTATTTGTCCTTCCTTCGCAATCAACGAGTTGAGACTGATCGATCGTCCACAGATACAGTCCCTCGAACATCTCGTTGATATGGTCACATCTAGAGACTTTGGTAATACCACTACTCACCTTATTAGCTGTGAATATGTAATCTCCTTGTTTCTCAGCTACACCTTCCAATACCACTTTATCATCTGGATCCATCACTACATAATCTATTTCAAAGTTGCCACCTGACTGAACTGCGAAATAGAATCCTATTATGAATATGTGTTAGTCAGTGCTGCCTCGTGGAACAATCTTAACGGAGTCTGTAATCCTTTTCAGTGAAACCCAGGAGGATTCGTATATGCAAGGTAAATTGACATCGTGCACTTTCAAGGGACGTGCGCTACATATTTCCCCGTGTTGTTTAGAGCAAGTAGCATAGAGCGAGCAACTCACCGACTTTCTCTCCTTGACCATCAACATCGGCATAATAGCAACTCCTCTCATTGGCACCCAACATCGCTGTCAGAGCCGTCGCCGACACATGAGCGGCTCCGAATAACGTCACGGTGAGAGAGGATAATATCGTCCGGCGTGAGAACATCGTACCTGTGTATGAATTGGAATGTCGTGGTTGTCGTAAAATGAGTCGTTAAGTCTTCGCTTCTTGATATATGAATCAACCAGTGAACCTGTAGATATCTTGGTTGCTCtttaggtgatttatcaGTTGAACACGCGACACGTCAAAGtgagaagattgattgattgaatttgattccgtttcTCACTCGAAATACGAGACTCGGCTATGACTCCATAATAGTCAATCAACTTCGCTTTTGTTATTGTCATACCATCACATTCACTTTCTGCATCATTAGCACCCACCAAACCCAGAATACCAGAAGGGAATCACCATGGCAACTACATCGTGGGATAACGCAAGACGACATGCAAGGGCTTTGGAGACAGCGCTAGATAGTAAATTATCAACTTACTCGAAATTGGCAGCTACGATAGCACGTTCAGGAGGCGCAGCTGgaagtagtagtagtagtaaaGACGCCATAAGtttagaggaagagggagacGGTATTGGTGGATACAAAttagtagaagaagagatagaagagcTATTaggcaaggtgagtacatttTGCTTCTTACCTTTACCTAAGAACACCTTTCACAGAACGCACAAAAGGTCTCGTATTACCTCTCTATGATGGAAATACACTGTGGATGGCTTCGTGATCCTGCGGGTTGTGAACCCCGTCATCATAGCCATGATGGCCAGAATCTCAAGGCCCAACTATCAGTCTCACGTGGTCTATGTGAAGTCATCGGGGTTTTATGCTAACCCTCTAAAACACTTTAGCTAGAACAAGCAATAGAAGATCTGTCAACATTGAtaaattcaccttctcaaccgccctcatcatcaatgcAACATGCAGCTCAGAGACATCGAGACAATCTGGATGACTACAGGAGGGATTTCCTTAGGACTAGAGTGTGTATAACTTAACTTTGTTGTCATTGATCGCAAGGTAATACGAGTTGAGCTGATCGTTACAATTCATGCGACAATAGGGAAACGTAGAACAGAGTATACGTCGATCGAATTTATTGGGCTCAGTAAGGAAAGATATAAAGTGAGCCAATACTTCAAGTCGTATAATTACATTTCATATTGGTGTAAATGTTGATTTTATCGAAATCATTCTTCGTTGTAGTGATTACAAAACAGCAACGAATTCTCAAACGGACGCATTGCTTCAAGATAGAGGTAGAATAGACTCTTCTCATaggatgatggatgatactTTGAAGTGAGAATcaattctcttctcttcttcatcccctTTTATGTATAAAATAATCCTAGTCCCTCCTTTAATATGCTCCTTTCTCGCTTCTCCCCCTTTCCCCTCTCTTTTGGCTCACCGCATCACCTTGTGACCGAAATACgatatcatctttgaatCTAACTCGCCTCAATTACAGTCAAGCATATGCTACCAGAGAAGATTTCGCTCAACAGCGTACACTGCTCGCATCGATCGATTCTAGGATGGGAGGTGTCTTATCCCAAATGCCAGGTATAAACTCTTTGATCACAGCTATaagaacgagaagaagaagggatacTTTAATTATGGGTTGTGTAGTTGGAGTTTGTGTAATTCTCATATTAGGTTATACATTTGGTTTTTAGACTACATCTTTACGCCAAGACACGTTTATCGCTCATTTCTATCATTCTgtgaaatgaagatgggtgCATATGCAAAATGCAACTATGATACGATACAAATAAAGTTGTCGGCTACTCCATACACgaattcttcacctttacacCTTTTTCATGAACAATGATCCCAGACCCCATCTGACATATCTGACATATCTAATAATCGTCTCCTCGTGAAACAACTTCTTTACAAGTTGGTCTGAGCAGGATGGTGTGTTCCTATATGTCATGCATGTCAGCTGTTTGCGGTTGAAAGGTGTAGCCGTACACAACTCACAAATTGAGCGGTCATTGCCCCTTGTACAGGATCGACAAGAGGTGGATAATCCATCACgatattctccttcactAGCGTATTGAGCTGTTCAATTCCATTGTCAGCTTTACACAGATGTACAGTTGTCCATGTTACGACTCACAGCCAGGAGGTAATTCTTCTCTCCTACATGTTCCAGATATCTTCTACAGAAAGGCAATGAACCGAAATTTCTTCGGATGGAAGCCAAGAGTGATTTCGCAGATTGATGACTGACGGAATCGTTAGCTTAGGTCTTTGTCTCTAGTGAGATGCGTAACTGGATAGCCAACTTACTGTCCTGAATATCTTTCCGGAGCATGTTGAGACAAAGCATAATGTGAACAAGCACCTTCTTCCATGACTCTTCCTCTACCAGTTGAACCGAAAGTTTCAATGGCGAaatattctccttcttccattttttGGGTATCTAAATCCGATCCATGTTGTTTGACAATTGGAACTGATTTTCCAGGTCTTTCACCTACTCCACCATGTATACTATAAGGTGCGATAGAATGTCCATTCAaatttgagattgatttgacAGGATATGTTTTACCATTAACTTCAACCTCGTATGACTCCATTACTTCTTGAATGGATTCTCCAACATCGCATAATCGGACATCAATTCCTGCTTCCTATTATCACGAAACGATCAGTCATAAGCTGCAACATTCGCAAGTGCAATTTAGCTTACACTGATACCGGTGTTGGTAGCATCTTTCACAGCTTCAAGTAATTTATCCCAAGCTGGGTCGCCGAAGTTGAGTGTAAATGCTGAATCCACTATACGACCTTTGACGTGTACACCAAAATCGACCTTCACAACATCTCCGTTTTGCAGCACTGTGGGAAAAGAGATATGCGAGATTAGCTTCTATTATTCCCATTTGAGAATTGGAATGATAAACAAGTCAGATGGAACGTACCCTTGTTGTCTCCGGGGTTCGGCGTGTAGTGAGCAGCGACTTCATTCACACTTAAACCAGTTGGGAAACCAATACCACTTtcgaaaccatcttcttccactaaAGCTCTAGTACCATTTTCGATCATATCGGcaatatcaatcatcttcattcctgGTTTGATATTCTTTTGAGCATATGCACGAACTTGACGATGGACTTCACCTGCTCTACGTATATTTTGGTATCGAATGGATGGGTCTTCTTGCgccaatctttctttctctctcatttcagctgatgatattCTTGATGTTGTACTGTACAAATTTTGCCAATGGATCAGCTGTGATCTATCTGTGATTGAGGACAAGCCAGTGAAGAGATGACTAACTCATTCTTATATTCTACTTCTTGACCTGCAGGATAAACACCATTTTTGAAAATCTTACTTAATCCTACTCGGGGAGGTTCAGATTGTACAACAGTTgcagacttcttcttctttgctgTAAGATCACGAATAAGTTAGTCAATGATGATGCACTCCATCACATGACAACTcacacttcttcttcttcttcttctttttagcATCTAAGAATTAAGAAATTAGCTTGTGCCTCCTGACAATCACAGACGGTGAAATCTCACCTCCTGAACCTGGTGCTTCATCTCCTTCggcatcgtcatcatcgtcgccgtcctcttcgtcctctaCGACCTCGGgcttcttttccttttccgaTATACTCAATTCTTCAAGAGTGGGTACAGCGACCGGCGCCATGATCTATCGTTCGTGACGTTTATATTAGCTTATCAACTAATGAAGATAAATATCATTTAGGATGAGTTAGACGAATGGAGTGATCTCTCAGGGTCATTTTTTTGGGTATCTACTGTGAGTACGAAACTCTGCAGAAGTCTAACATATCTTGGTGACAACATCATTGAGAAGGTatggttgtggttgtgggTGAGGGTGTGAGTATAGGCGAAAATGAAGGGAAGCAGTAAAGAATGAGATGTAGGGAATTACCAACGCTCTTGGTCAAAGTTTTAATCTTGAGAGCAAGGGGACGAGAACAGTGACTCACGAAGTGTCTTCAGTTGTTGTCTTCTATATGTTTAATTAGAaacgagaagagagaagaaaatgcttttggattgaagaagagatttcgCTTCCCTCGCCCACTTTTTTCGACAACGTAATTTGGGAGATCATGCCATGTTAGGCGTGTGTGTCCGACTCTCCCCATCAATCCACGTGCCTATTCCGAACCTCCATTTATTGTTTTCTCCCTTCCGGTCTTTCCCCATCCTTTTGCCACTCAAACTGCAGTACAAAGTGTATTCTCCACCAACTCAtatcctcctcatcttcatctcccatatCATTCATCGTATATCGATCCACAAAGTAGGCAAAAATGGGCGCATTACTGTCCATACCTCTGCTCACGGGTGGTATAGGAGCTATAGGTTCCTCACTCTTCTCAGGATGTATGATATTCATGGGTACGTCATCAGACCTAGAATCGCTCTAGCCTCCTAGCTTATGTTTCAACGTGAACTCATAGGTGGAACTGCTGCTTCAGCATTCTGCAAATCATGCAATTGTAACTCATCGATAGCTACTAGAGTGGGATTCGGAGTGAGTCTCACATCCCCTAAAGCGGAACCGAGGGAGTGAGCTAATGGATGAAACCGCTTCAGTTGATATTCGCATTATCATCAATGCTGGCTTATCTCTCGCGAACGGATATAGCAATCAAACAACTGGAAAAGATGAGTTGGGACTGGATAAAGATGGATTGCTCAGGTGGAAAATGTTATGGATTACTGGCTGTAAGCTTGTCAACGATCAGTCGACGATTATCCAAACTGATGTGGGGAAATATCGATAGGTCCACCGATTCTGTTTCGCTCTTGCTCTATTCCACTTATTGCTCTCTGCTACGCTCATTGGTGTCAGAACCACAAAGACCAAAAGAGCTGCCATACAAAACGGGTAAGTGATTATTTCATGAGAACAATTGAGgtgttcagctgatatcgGGTCTCATCAGATGGTGGGGACTCAAAATACTACTCTACTTTTTGTTATCCTTTTTATCATTCTTAATCCCAAACGAATTCTTCATGTTTTACGGCTCATACATCGCACCAATCGGTGCATTCTTATTTATCCTGATTGGTCTAGTATTACTGGTCGATTTCGCTCATACCTGGTCAGAAACATGTTTAGATAATTGGGAAAGGGCAGAATCAAGTTTATGGCAATTTATTTTAGTTGGATCAACATTTGGATTGTTTGCAGCTTCAATCACGCTCACAACGTTACTATACGTGTTCTTCGCCGGATCAGGATGTGGAACCAATACAttctttatcactttcaacaTGATATTATCCCTAATAGTGACTGTATTAGCTATATCTCCCCCTGTTCAAGAAGCCAATCCTAAATCAGGTTTAACTCAAGCTTCAATGGTAGCCGCTTATTGTACCTATTTAACAGCTTCAGCGGTTGTTAATCATAACGAAAAAGGTCATTGTAATCCATTACACGCAAGTGGAGGAACGAAAACTACAACTGTAGTCGTAGGAGCTTTATTCACTTTCTTAGCTATCGCTTATTCAACCTCAAGAGCAGCTACTCAAAGTAAAGCTTTAGTCGGAAAAGGCCATAGAGCAGGTGCAATCTCTTTACCTACAAcagatcaaggtgaagaagatggtgaagttAGATTAGTAACTAACCAaccaaaaggaagaagagatgaaatgagatatcaAGCTATATTAGCAGCTGTCAATGCGGGATCTTTACCTGCTTCAGTATTAGATGAaccggaagatgatgatgacgaaattGAAGCCACCATCggcgaagaaagagatgatgaaagaggtggaaCAAAGTATAACGTGAGTTGATAGCTCTGTATCACCGTTTGACAGACTATTAACCGTGATCTGCACACAATCAGTACTCTTGGTTCCATATCATTTTCGTGATGGCGGCAATGTACGTCGCAGGTCTATTGACGGACTGGTAAGTAACCTATTTGCCCTTGAACAGGTGTTCTGATTGTACACTTTGCTGATGTCAACGGATCATATAGGGCGATTATCTCCACTTCCCCTGTATCTCATCCTACCGATCCTTTCTCGGCATTCGACACCGCCGATCCAGATGTTTACATTGGTCGATCAGAGACCACGATGTGGATGAGAGTGATAAGTTCATGGCTCTGTTACGCCTTATACTCTTGGAGTCTGTTAGCTCCTGTGTTGATGCCTGATAGATTTGGTGAGGCTTAATTAGTAATTAGTAGTAGTAAATCTTTTGTCGTCAACAAGGACGGGGGATATCACCTAAAATAAAGTGTCTGTTTATTTTGAAATAGTATGAATG comes from Kwoniella shivajii chromosome 9, complete sequence and encodes:
- a CDS encoding methionine aminopeptidase, type II produces the protein MAPVAVPTLEELSISEKEKKPEVVEDEEDGDDDDDAEGDEAPGSGDAKKKKKKKKSKKKKSATVVQSEPPRVGLSKIFKNGVYPAGQEVEYKNDTTSRISSAEMREKERLAQEDPSIRYQNIRRAGEVHRQVRAYAQKNIKPGMKMIDIADMIENGTRALVEEDGFESGIGFPTGLSVNEVAAHYTPNPGDNKVLQNGDVVKVDFGVHVKGRIVDSAFTLNFGDPAWDKLLEAVKDATNTGISEAGIDVRLCDVGESIQEVMESYEVEVNGKTYPVKSISNLNGHSIAPYSIHGGVGERPGKSVPIVKQHGSDLDTQKMEEGEYFAIETFGSTGRGRVMEEGACSHYALSQHAPERYSGHHQSAKSLLASIRRNFGSLPFCRRYLEHVGEKNYLLALNTLVKENIVMDYPPLVDPVQGAMTAQFEHTILLRPTCKEVVSRGDDY